The Thermovirga sp. genomic sequence CACCGGCAAGACGCCCCAGGTCTTCCAGCGACGATGGCGGATCCTGTCCGGGAAGTCCTGTCATGAGTTGGACCCCGGGGATGAAGCCAGGATGGGCGGTTACCAGGGAGATCTTTTCCAGGACCGCAGCCCCGGTGTACCCCCGGTTGCACGCTTTTAACACGTCGTCCTCGAGAGAGGTCACCCCTAGTTCGATGATTTTGACGGGAAAACGGGAAAGGAAGGTGAGTACCTCCGGGGTGATGCAGAGTGGGTGAGTGGAGATCCTCACGCTGACCGGGGCGGGGGCCGACAGGACCGCCTCGAGGTATTCCTCCTGTCGATCCAGCGGCTGGCAGGTGAAGCTCCCGCCGAAGAAGCAGACTTCGGTGGGTTCTGAGATCCCCCGGAGGGCATCCTCCACGTCGGCGGGGCCCGGGGAACTCCCATGGCCCGTTATGGCCCGCTGGTCGCAGTAAACGCACCGGTTGGGGCAGTCCCTCATGGGGAGGAAAAAAGGGGCGCGATTCACCAGGAAGCACCCTCGATCCACTCGTCGATTATGGCGGCCCAGGCGAAAAGGTCCGCCTGGTATTCAAAACTCGTCATCGGGGTGGCGGTATGGGACCAGAAGTCTTCGCCCTTGGCGTGATGGGTGAGATGGTATATCTCGTGGAAGACGGCGAAACGCCTCCATAATTCCGGTAGGAGGCCGTTGACGTAGATCCTGGCCCTTTGCCCCCGGGCGACATGCAGGCCCCAGATGGAGAAGGGCATCCGAACCCTTACGATTTCCACGGATTTTCCACAGGCTCTTTCCGCTTTCGCGAGGAGGTCGAAATCGTCAAGCCCCTTCCATTGGCCGGCCTCGAGGGAAGCCCACTCCGGGATATTCTCG encodes the following:
- a CDS encoding radical SAM protein gives rise to the protein MNRAPFFLPMRDCPNRCVYCDQRAITGHGSSPGPADVEDALRGISEPTEVCFFGGSFTCQPLDRQEEYLEAVLSAPAPVSVRISTHPLCITPEVLTFLSRFPVKIIELGVTSLEDDVLKACNRGYTGAAVLEKISLVTAHPGFIPGVQLMTGLPGQDPPSSLEDLGRLAGVKGAGPMQIRIYPCLVLKDTPLEKLYLSGAYTPPGVEESARWAGRMIKFTRESGFELLRVGLQETVSLSCGVVAGPHHPALGELARSFALALSLVEDRHRGPWQIPLRSRSLLSGHGEWGFKELANLSGMTFDEVKNLVQLTP
- a CDS encoding ImmA/IrrE family metallo-endopeptidase; this translates as ENIPEWASLEAGQWKGLDDFDLLAKAERACGKSVEIVRVRMPFSIWGLHVARGQRARIYVNGLLPELWRRFAVFHEIYHLTHHAKGEDFWSHTATPMTSFEYQADLFAWAAIIDEWIEGASW